From the Megalopta genalis isolate 19385.01 chromosome 13, iyMegGena1_principal, whole genome shotgun sequence genome, one window contains:
- the LOC117224126 gene encoding E3 ubiquitin-protein ligase MARCHF8: MPVHQINVNPPDWQPPLSLGPSNNNSPATDENLPEWTLKESTYATVVTIIPDHCHSSVSTLSSSNHDICRICHCEGEEGAPLLAPCYCSGSLRYVHQTCLQEWIKASDTRACELCKFTFIMHSKTKPFCEWEKLEMSALEVRKLWFAVVFHTVATLCVAWSLYVLVERSVEEALRGYVDWSFWTKLIVLVIGSTGVLVFMFIQCKSYIILYRKWRAFNREIFIQNAPEKVVLPPSPTDSLPLKELGHTILPCNIDPACASQMVKPDSVATPQRHETHMKLYVFDKLSSLEDNM, translated from the exons ATGCCGGTTCATCAGATCAATGTTAATCCGCCTGATTGGCAACCACCTCTGTCACTTGGTCCTTCCAATAATAATAGTCCTGCCACTGACGAAAACTTACCAGAATGGACCCTAAAG GAATCAACATACGCAACAGTAGTTACAATTATACCAGACCATTGTCACTCATCTGTGAGTACATTATCCTCCAGCAATCATGATATTTGTAG AATATGTCATTGCGAAGGCGAAGAAGGTGCTCCTCTGTTAGCACCCTGCTACTGCAGTGGTAGTCTACGCTATGTACATCAAACTTGCCTTCAAGAATGGATAAAAGCTTCTGACACACGTGCTTGTGAATTATGCAAATTCACATTTATTATGCATTCTAAAACCAAACCATTTTGTGAG tgGGAGAAACTAGAAATGTCAGCGCTAGAAGTTCGTAAATTATGGTTTGCAGTTGTTTTCCATACAGTGGCTACACTTTGTGTAGCTTGGTCTTTATATGTACTTGTTGAACGATCTGTGGAAGAAGCATTGCGTGGTTACGTAGATTGGTCTTTCTGGACTAAATTGATAGTTCTTGTAATTGGTTCTACAGGCGTTTTAGTTTTTATGTTTATTCAATGTAAATCATACATTATACTATATAGAAAATGGCGAGCATTTAACAG AGAAATATTCATTCAAAATGCTCCTGAAAAAGTGGTGCTTCCTCCTTCACCTACAGACTCTTTGCCTCTAAAAGAGCTTGGTCATACCATATTACCCTGTAATATAGACCCTGCATGTGCCTCGCAGATGGTAAAACCAGATTCTGTCGCGACACCACAGAGGCACGAAACTCACATGAAACTTTACGTATTTGATAAATTGTCTTCATTGGAAGACAATATGTAA